DNA sequence from the Thermococcus gammatolerans EJ3 genome:
TGTCCAATGTCAGAACCCTAGTGCAGTGCTCCCTCAGCTCGTTGAGGGTTTTCCCGGAGATCAGGTCTCTATTCACGAAGTAGACCGTTACCCGCTCCGGGTTTCCCAGATGAGGGCGAACGAGATATCCGAAGATGCGCTCTTTTTCACGGAGATCGTTCTCATAGCTGGCGAGCACCTTTTCAAACCCCACTATGAGCCGAAAGCCTTTCTCCTCTCCGATCCTGGCCAGTATTGCCTCGTAGTGCTTCTTTCTAACAGGGGGCTCCTTGGTCAGATCCACCTTTCCGACGACAGAGCCAGTTTTGATTATTCCTCCCATCTTCACTACGATAGCGCTGTCGATAAGGCCCGTGTCGAGTCCCATTATCTTGAGGTGTGCCCTAAGGACGTGGAGCTGGTCGAGCTCGTCGAGGATCATAAAGGGTTTTCCAAGGTTTGCCAAGGCCCTGAGGAACCGGTAGAACAGGATGTGAACGGGGGTCGTCGATGAGTACTCGACGAGAACATCCTCCCCGGGCTTCAATCTCCCCACAAACTCACCGAGTGATATTTCGAGTTTCGTCAAATACCTCACCAATAGAGACTATGATCTTCGGCGTAAAAAGCTTTCTAGGTTCGTTTTTCAAACACATAAAAGTACCGCTCGAGGCTCTTGTGCACCCGCTGATAGTACCTTCCCAGGGTAATGAAGCCTCTTCTC
Encoded proteins:
- a CDS encoding DUF257 family protein; protein product: MRYLTKLEISLGEFVGRLKPGEDVLVEYSSTTPVHILFYRFLRALANLGKPFMILDELDQLHVLRAHLKIMGLDTGLIDSAIVVKMGGIIKTGSVVGKVDLTKEPPVRKKHYEAILARIGEEKGFRLIVGFEKVLASYENDLREKERIFGYLVRPHLGNPERVTVYFVNRDLISGKTLNELREHCTRVLTLDKRPCLEVLKSLNIEEYGAEIKF